One part of the Pieris napi chromosome 4, ilPieNapi1.2, whole genome shotgun sequence genome encodes these proteins:
- the LOC125048997 gene encoding acyl-protein thioesterase 1 — protein sequence MEPNPVIIAATAKQTASLIFLHGLGDTGHGWASTIAAIRGPHIKVICPTASTIPVTLNAGFRMPSWFDLRTLDATAPEDEEGIVNATTLIHRLISDEVKAGIPAGRILLGGFSQGGALALHAALTYSEPLAGVMSLSCWLPRHAHFPDCVKAPKELPIFQAHGDCDPVVPYKWGQMTASFLKTFMKNIEFNTYQGLSHSSSDAELKDMKVFIEKTLPAVK from the exons ATGGAACCAAATCCAGTTATTATTGCTGCTACAGCAAAACAAACAGCATCT CTTATCTTTTTACATGGACTTGGAGACACTGG tcaTGGCTGGGCAAGCACAATTGCTGCCATTAGAGGACCtcatattaaagttatatgtCCAACAGCATCAACTATACCTGTGACACTCAATGCAGGTTTCAGGATGCCTTCTTGGTTTGACTTAAGAACTTTAGATGCTACTGCTCCTGAAGATGAAGAAGGAATAGTAAATGCAACAACGCTTATTCATCGACTTATATCTGATGAAGTTAAA gCCGGCATTCCAGCTGGCCGAATATTACTGGGAGGGTTTTCCCAGGGTGGGGCATTAGCTCTCCATGCTGCTCTTACCTACTCTGAACCACTTGCTGGAGTAATGTCTCTTTCATGCTGGCTACCGAGACATGCTCATTTTCCTGATTGTGTGAAGGCTCCAAAAGAATTACCA ATATTTCAAGCGCATGGTGACTGTGACCCTGTAGTACCATACAAGTGGGGGCAAATGACTGCATCATTCCTGAAAACATTTATGAAgaatattgaatttaatacATACCAAGGATTGTCACACAGCTCTTCTGATGCAGAACTGAAAGACATGAAAGTATTTATCGAGAAAACTTTACCtgctgtaaaataa